TTCGACGGCACGTGCCACAGCTATTTCCGTTTTATCTCATCGGACGAATTCTTCGCCACGCACCCCGAGTACTTCTCCGAGATCGGCGGTGTGCGGCGCAGATACGAGACGCAACTATGTCTGACCAATCCGGACGTGCTCGAAATCGTCACGGAACGCATGCTGCAGCGCATGGCGGACATGCCCGGCGTGCGCCAGCACAATTTCTCGCAAATGGATTACTACAACTACTGCGAATGCGCGAAATGCATGGAGATCAACCGGCAGTACGGGACGATGGGCGGCACACAGTACTGGTTCCTGAACCAGCTCGCCGGGCGAACCTCGAAGGTCTACCCGGACAAACTTATTGGCACGCTCGCTTACATGTACACCGAAGAACCGCCGAAAGACGTGCAGATGCACCCCAACGTGGCCGTCTGGCTCTGCCACATGTTTCCGTCCTGCGACAGCCATCCCATCGCCACCTGCCCGCTGAACGCGGACTACCAGCGGCGCGCGCTGGCGTGGTCCCGGCAGTGCAAGCACCTTTATGTCTGGCACTACATCGTGGATTTCGCCCATTACTACAACCCCTTTCCGAACCTGCGCGCCATGGCGGCGGACATGCGGTTCTACCGCGACATAGGCGTCGAGGGTATCTACCTGCAGGGCGGGGTCGCCGGCGGCGAGTTCAGCCTGTTGCGGCCCTGGTATGGCATGCAACTGCTCTGGAACCCGGACCAAGACCCGGAGGCGATTATCGCCGGTTTCCTGAATGGCTATTACGGCCCCGCCGGGAAGCCGATCCACGAATACATCACGCTGCTGCACGACAAGGTCGAACGCGATAACATCCACATGCACCTGTACACCAACCCTGCAATGGGGTATCTGACGGACGAAATCCTGGAACGCGCCTCGGCGCTCTTCGACGAGGCGGAGCGGGCCGTCGCGGGGGATGCGGAACTGCTGGAGCGCGTGAAGGTGACCCGTATGCCGCTGACCTATGCGCGCACGTTTCCGCGCAACGGCTACGCCATCGAAGGCAGGCTCCTGAAGTTTACGGGGCCTTTCGCCCAGTTGCCAGAGGTGACGGAATTCATCGACCGCATGAAACGCCACGGATTCTCGACGCTGCGCGAGATGGAAGGCGACCCGCAACAGATGGTCATGCTTTGTATGGCGCTGAACGCGCCGATGGAAGTCGTGCCCATTGAAAACGAGCATATGACCATCGACATCGTGCCTTTCCTGGGCGGGCGCGCCCTGCGCATCACGGACCGCGCCACGGGACAGCGCATCACCGCGCACAACACGACGCGCAGCCTCTTCTTCCCCTTCTGCGGCGGCGAGGAGACGCGCATCGGCGGCATCTTCCGCATGAGCGGCATGTTCGAGTTGTTCTCCGTCAAGGAGCGCTCCGAACATGCGGTCACACTGCAATCGAAGGTAGCCGGACTCGACGTAACCCGCGAAATCCGGCTCCTGCCGGGCGAACCGATCGTGGAATTCACGGCTACTGCGCTGAATGGAACCGGCAACCCGCAGGAGGTGACCCTGCGCAGCCACCTGGAACTCGATCTGGGCGACTTGAATGCCACGAAACTCCGGTTCACGGACCGCACCGGCGCGGAAATCACGCGTGACATGGCGCCGATTATCGCCAACTTGCGCGAAGGCGAACACTACCTCGATCAGCAGGCCCCGAAAGGCGCGTGGACATTTGCGGGCTCGAAGGGCCTCGAAGTGACGCAGACCTTCGACGACGACACCCTCGATTTCGCCTGGGCCTACGCCTATCCCGACTACCTGAACGACCTCGAGGCCGAACTCTGGTTGCGGCGCACCACCCTCGCCCCTGGCGAAAGCATCACCCTGCGCCACAAACTGGAGGTGCGTCCGGAGTAGAGACCTCTGCGGCAATCTCACAACGCCTTGCGTCCCACGTTCCGTCGGACACGCCCGCGTGACCGGCTCGGCATTCGGAGTTCCCGGCGCGGAGCGCCTTGGGGATGCGTTGTACCGCGGCCGGGCGTGTAACGAGAGGGGGCTCTCGCGATTTCGGTCAACCCGCCTCCTCACGCATGTTCCGATTCGCGCTGATGGTCGCGCTGTCGCTCTTGCGTGTTGGGCACAGGCATTGTATGCTTAGTGTTCCGATTGCGCGTGGCGGGGCGCTATGCCTGTGTATGCGTGCCGGAGTTGATCGGGGACGAAATTGGGGATTAGAATCTAAACGATAATAGGTACTATTAGCGAATGAAGGCCGTTGTACAGGGGTTCTGACGCTCTGACCGTGACAACGGGCCTCTGGAGCAATGCTGGGCGCAATGCGCCGGGAGGACCATACGCTCATGGATGCATTTCCCGCCGTAGACCCGATACCGCTGCCCGCGCCGGTGTGGCTGTTCAAGTTGCTGCATAATCTCACGCTGGTGCTGCATTTTACCGCCGTACATTTCCTTGTGGGCGGGCTTGCGATTACGGCGTTCTGGGCGTTGATGGGCCGTTTTCGACAGGACGAGGCGCGTTTGAATGCGAGCGGTGCGCTGGCGCACCGGCTGCCCATCGTCATGGCGTACGTGATCAATCTGGGCGTTCCGCCGCTTCTCTTCGCCCAGGTGCTGTACGGCCGCGCGCTGTACACCTCGAGCGTACTTATCGGCGTCTATTGGATCAGCGTAATCTTCCTGCTCATCGCGGCGTATTTCATCCTGTACATGATGGCGAAACGGGCCGAAAACGGCGCGGGTTTTGCCTGGCTCGGTCTGATCGCGCTGGCGGTCATCCTGAAAATCGCCGTTATCTACACCAACAACATGACGCTGATGCTGCGGCCCGACGCGTGGCTTGACCTGTACCGCAACAATCCGGCCGGCAGACAACTCAACGCGGGCGATCCCACCGTGCTGCCGCGCTGGCTGTTCATGATGGTGGGTTCGCTGGGCGTGTCGGGGGTCGGGCTCATGCTGCTCGGGATGAAGACGCGTCTGCCCGAATCGGCGACGCTGCTGCTGCGCAGGCGGGGCGGCCTCGCGCTGGCCGTGTTTACGGGCGTGCAGATTGCCATGGCGCTGCGCGTTTTCCATGTGCAAGCGGCGGGGGTCCGGGGCGCGCTGATGGGCGACGGTTTCAGCAGGATGCTGGTATTTGCTTGGGTGGCTACCGCAGCCCTCTTGATCGTGCTGGGTCTCATCGTAGCCGTCAGCGCCGCCCGCCGCGTGTGGGTCTTGCCGGCGCTCTGCGGCGCGGTGGCGTTTCTGAACATCCTGCTGATGGTGTTGGTTCGCGACCGTATCCGCGACCTTGCCTTGGCGCAACATGGCTTCAACGTGGCGGCCCGCGCGGTCAACACGAACTGGTCCATTGTAATCCTCTTCCTGGTGTTGTTCGTGGCGGCGGCGGGGCTGGTGACGGGGATGGCCGTGGTAGCCGCGCGCGCGAGAGGAGTGGATGAGACTTATGCCTGAAAAAGAACCGTCAAACGGCTATGTTCCCGCCATCGAAGAAGGAGTGGAAGAGCTGACGCGCCGCAAGTTCACGGCGCGCGCCGGCTTGGGCGCGGTGGGCATGTGTTACGCGGCCGCGTTCGGCTATCCGGTCTATCGTTACTTGGCCGCGCCGGCGGAAGAGGCCGCGGAGCTGGCCAAGATCACGGAAGTGAGCATTCCGCGCGAGAACATACCGCCGCCGGGGTCGGTGCTCATGTTCAAATTCGGCCCCAAGCCCGCCATGCTGATCCATCACAAGGATGGGCAGAAGGTCTGTTTCTCCGCGATCTGCACGCATCTCGGCTGCACGGTTCAATACCGGGCCGAGGGCGACCACATCCATTGCGCGTGCCACGGCGGCGAATACGATAGCCGCACCGGCAGGAATGTGGGCGGGCCGCCGCCGAAACCGCTGACGCCGTTTGAAGTCGTGGAGGAGACCCCCGATGGCCCAGTCATCGTCAAACGCATCTGAACTCGCGCCGCGCAACCCGGTCTACGCGTGGCTGAACGACCGGCTTGGCCTGGACTGGTTCTTCGATTTCGCGAAGAAGAAGACCGTGCCCGATCACGCGCATTCATTCTGGTACTACTGGGGCGGCATGTCGCTCTTCTTCTTTATCGTCCAGTTGGTAAGCGGCATTCTGCTGCTCATGTATTACCGGCCCGGCGAGCAGGCTTACGATTCCGTGCGCGAAATCACCTACGAAATCGATTTCGGGTGGCTGGTCCGGTCGGCCCATTCGTGGTCGGCAAACTTGATGGTGCTGGCCGTATTCATCCACATGTTCTCCGTCTTCTTCATGAAGGCATACCGCAAACCGCGCGAATTCGGCTGGTGGAGCGGTTTGGCCCTGCTCGGGCTCACCATGGTGTTCGGATTCAGCGGCTATCTGCTGCCGATGGACGACTTGGCCTATTTCGCGACGCAGGTGGGCCTCAATATTCCGAAGAGCCTGCCGGGCATGGGTCCGGTTATCGAGAAGCTCGTGCAAGGCGGGCCGGACGTGTCGAGCGTGACGATCCAGCGTTTCTTCGCGCTGCACGTCGTCGTGCTGCCGCTCGCATTTCTTGGCGTGCTGGGGTTCCATCTCTGGCTCGTATTCAAGCACGGCAGTGCGCTGCCGCCGTCCGAAGAGCTCAAGTCCGAGCCGCGGCGGCGCTCGATTCCGTTCTTCCCCAATTTCATGATGAAGGACCTGGCGATGTGGCTCTTCGCGCTCAACGTGCTGACCATTCTCGCGTTCCTTTATCCCTGGCCGCTGGGCCCGATGGCCGACCCGCTGGCCGCCGCGCCCGAAGGCATCCACCCCGAGTGGTA
Above is a genomic segment from Candidatus Hydrogenedentota bacterium containing:
- a CDS encoding DUF4838 domain-containing protein; this encodes MLRGIQRAFLTGLAAALLCAGVVEARGAFLLEGGASAYSVVLQEGASPSEAYAATELQAHFAACTGVTLPILREAPPGGAPMIVLGCGSVARSLGVDPQPAALGEQGYLIRAVPPHLVIAGTPAAGTLYGVYDFLENHLGVRWHAPGVTKTPRVSELPLPEEDRLVKPAFLWRNTSYEWQGADEAFRARQRDNRGDGGADNPCGIQYAFDGTCHSYFRFISSDEFFATHPEYFSEIGGVRRRYETQLCLTNPDVLEIVTERMLQRMADMPGVRQHNFSQMDYYNYCECAKCMEINRQYGTMGGTQYWFLNQLAGRTSKVYPDKLIGTLAYMYTEEPPKDVQMHPNVAVWLCHMFPSCDSHPIATCPLNADYQRRALAWSRQCKHLYVWHYIVDFAHYYNPFPNLRAMAADMRFYRDIGVEGIYLQGGVAGGEFSLLRPWYGMQLLWNPDQDPEAIIAGFLNGYYGPAGKPIHEYITLLHDKVERDNIHMHLYTNPAMGYLTDEILERASALFDEAERAVAGDAELLERVKVTRMPLTYARTFPRNGYAIEGRLLKFTGPFAQLPEVTEFIDRMKRHGFSTLREMEGDPQQMVMLCMALNAPMEVVPIENEHMTIDIVPFLGGRALRITDRATGQRITAHNTTRSLFFPFCGGEETRIGGIFRMSGMFELFSVKERSEHAVTLQSKVAGLDVTREIRLLPGEPIVEFTATALNGTGNPQEVTLRSHLELDLGDLNATKLRFTDRTGAEITRDMAPIIANLREGEHYLDQQAPKGAWTFAGSKGLEVTQTFDDDTLDFAWAYAYPDYLNDLEAELWLRRTTLAPGESITLRHKLEVRPE
- a CDS encoding Rieske (2Fe-2S) protein, whose amino-acid sequence is MPEKEPSNGYVPAIEEGVEELTRRKFTARAGLGAVGMCYAAAFGYPVYRYLAAPAEEAAELAKITEVSIPRENIPPPGSVLMFKFGPKPAMLIHHKDGQKVCFSAICTHLGCTVQYRAEGDHIHCACHGGEYDSRTGRNVGGPPPKPLTPFEVVEETPDGPVIVKRI
- a CDS encoding cytochrome bc complex cytochrome b subunit encodes the protein MAQSSSNASELAPRNPVYAWLNDRLGLDWFFDFAKKKTVPDHAHSFWYYWGGMSLFFFIVQLVSGILLLMYYRPGEQAYDSVREITYEIDFGWLVRSAHSWSANLMVLAVFIHMFSVFFMKAYRKPREFGWWSGLALLGLTMVFGFSGYLLPMDDLAYFATQVGLNIPKSLPGMGPVIEKLVQGGPDVSSVTIQRFFALHVVVLPLAFLGVLGFHLWLVFKHGSALPPSEELKSEPRRRSIPFFPNFMMKDLAMWLFALNVLTILAFLYPWPLGPMADPLAAAPEGIHPEWYFMSQFQALKVIGKYVPGMAGELLGIALFSIGGVLWGLIPFYDTRKAGALRARTATWFGLAAVLGLAGLTVMGYWEVWSIAE